The following are encoded in a window of Thermoanaerobaculia bacterium genomic DNA:
- a CDS encoding ZIP family metal transporter yields the protein MAVFLALLTFFSTMAGGIVGRRSGRRLHLVLGLAAGMLLGAALFDLLPEGLAIAESLGRRPVLVTGFAAGGFLVFHLLEKFLAFHSHPEPNYGEPGHSHAGDLGALAVTIHSFFDGAAIGVGFQVSSSAGAAVAAAVIAHDFSDGLNTAMLLKEKSDSRANAWLVADAAAPCLGAASTLLWKFPPALLAPALGLFGGFFLYLGAAHLLPEAHRTGSGIPVALSTVVGFAILLGVSLFVKAG from the coding sequence ATGGCCGTCTTCCTCGCGCTGCTGACCTTCTTCTCGACGATGGCGGGCGGAATCGTGGGGCGCCGCTCGGGAAGACGGCTCCATCTCGTACTCGGGCTCGCCGCCGGAATGCTGCTCGGCGCCGCCCTCTTCGACCTCCTGCCCGAAGGGCTGGCGATCGCGGAGTCGCTCGGGCGGCGGCCCGTCCTCGTCACGGGGTTCGCCGCCGGGGGCTTCCTCGTGTTCCATCTCCTCGAGAAATTCCTCGCCTTCCACTCGCATCCCGAACCGAACTACGGAGAGCCCGGGCACTCGCACGCCGGGGATCTCGGCGCGCTCGCGGTGACCATCCACAGCTTCTTCGACGGGGCCGCGATCGGCGTGGGCTTCCAGGTGTCCTCTTCGGCGGGCGCCGCGGTCGCCGCCGCCGTGATCGCGCACGACTTCTCGGACGGCCTGAACACGGCGATGCTGCTGAAGGAAAAGAGCGATTCCCGCGCGAACGCCTGGCTCGTCGCCGACGCCGCGGCGCCGTGTCTCGGCGCCGCCTCGACGCTCCTCTGGAAGTTTCCGCCCGCCCTGCTCGCTCCCGCGCTCGGGCTCTTCGGGGGTTTCTTCCTGTACCTCGGGGCCGCTCACCTCCTTCCCGAGGCTCATCGGACCGGTTCCGGAATTCCGGTCGCGCTCTCGACCGTCGTCGGTTTCG